Below is a genomic region from Methanofollis sp. UBA420.
CCCCGATCTTTTTCTCGCCCGCGTCGAGAGAGAGGGAAGAGAGGATACGCTCCCCGCGTTCCCGGATCGTCCCGCGGTCGAGACCGTAGATCTCGCCGAAGAAAGAGAGGTAGTCGTACACCTGCATCGTCTCGTAGAGGCGCGACTCTTCGGGCAGGTAGCCGAGGGCGTTCTTGTGGGCGGCAGGGTGCTTGAGGATGTCACACCCCCCGATCTCGATCGTCCCCGAGGTCGGGGCGAGGAGGCCGGAGAGGATCTTCAGGAGCGTCGTCTTGCCGGCACCATTGTGCCCGACGATGCCAAGGATGCCGGCATCGCCGAAGTCGAAACTCACGCCGTCCAGGGCGCGGAAGGCCCCGTAGTCCTTCACCAGATCCTGCGCTGCGATCATTGGGGATCTGGTCGGCATCCACCGGATAAATCATATTCCCCGCGGCACCATTGATCTCAAGGAGTCGATCCCGATCAGCGCCAGAAATGTCCTGACTATCGCACGGTGGGAGGCAAAACGGTCCCTATCCACGATGAGCAGGGATATCCTTCCCATGACCGCCGTCCTGCTCCTCGCCCTCTTCCTGGCATCAGGCCTGGCGGCCCAGAGCGGCGTCCACCTCCAGGACGGACTCTATGCCGCCGTCACCGACGACCCGGACGTCGCCGCCGTCCTTGCACACGACCCCCTCTTCACCGTGCACCTCGTCGACAGTGCGACTCTCTCGCGGGGCCTCGCGGGATACGACCTGATCATCAGCGGCGGCCGGACATATACCGCGGAGACGGAGAAGGGCCAGGCCGCGCTCTCGGCCTTTGCAACGGCCTGGCGGCACTACAGGAACACCGTCTACACCGCGGAGGACGACCTCTTCGCCGCCTACCCCCTCTGGATCGACACCGTCGAAGTGACCAGCGAACTCGACTTCACGGCGACGGAGAGCGGACAGACCATCTCCCTGCAGCCGCAGGGGGAGAGCGTGCCGTCCCCCTCCGGACCTGTCGAGGAGGTGCCGACCCCCCCGCCAGTGCAGGCCATGCCGACCGGCGACCTGAAAGAGAAACTCGCCTCTGATGGGAGCGATCAGGTCTCCCGGTACGTGGACATGGTCTCCGGCGGGCCAGACCTCGGGCATTTCAAAACCCCCTCGCAACTCGCCCCTCCCCTCCCCTTCGACTCTCTCATCTACGTCTTCGTCTTCATCTTCCCCCTGTACTTCACCTCCCAGTTCTACATGATGACGATCGCGAACGAACGCGTCGACAGGCGCGGCGAGGCCCTCCTCTCCACCCCCGCGGGGCCGCTCGCGATCATCCTCGGCAAGGCAGTCCCGTACTTCTTCCTGATGCTCGCCGTCTCCTCGGCGATCATCCTCCTGACCGGCGGTTCGTTCCTCGTCCTCCTCCCTCTGGTCCCGGTGATCGTCTTCTTCCTGGCGGCGGCCCTCCTCATCGGCATGACGGCCCGGAGTTTCCGGGAACTCTCCTTCCTCTCCATCTTCTTCTCGACCGTCATCACGTCGTACCTCTTCTTCCCCTCGATCTTCGCAAACGTCCACGCGATCAGCAGGATATCGCCGCTGACCCTTGTCGTCCTCCAATTCGAAGGCACCGGTTTCTCGGCCGCGGACTACCTCTATGCCACCGCCCTCTTCTGGCTCTCCTCCGCCGCCGTCCTCTGGCTCTGCGTGCGGAACTTCAACGAAGAGAGACTCTTTTCGCAGGAGAGCCTCACCTCCCGGATCATCTCCTTCGTCAGGGGGGCGATGGCGCGGGCGCACCCGATCGCCTCTCTCGTCGCCCTCAACGCCTGCATCATCCCCCTCGTCTTCATGGTGCAGTTGATGTACCTCGTCCTCCTCTTCAACATCCCGATGCCCTTCTCCCTCATCCTCCTCATCCTCCTCGCCGCCGCGACCGAGGAGGTGGCGAAATCGATCGGCATCATCGCCGTCCTCAGGGGGACGCCGGGCACTTTCACCTGGAAGAACCTCGTCCTTGCCGCCGTGGCGACAGGCGCCGGTTTCCTTATCGGCGAGAAACTTCTCCTCTTCGTGATGATCGCCCAGGTCACAGGATCGGTATTCGGCACCATCCTCTTCTCGGGCGTCGGCCTCCTCTGGGTACCCTTCCTCCTCCACGCGGGCGGGGCATTCATCCTCGGTGCGGCCGTCAAGGCCGGAGGGCGGCGCATGTACCTCCCCGGCCTCGTCATCGCCGCAGGCGTCCACGCCCTCTATAACCTCATCCTCATCGGAGGCGCAGTATGAACGCACGACATGTCTGGACAGTCGCGAAAAAGGAGTTCAGGGGGATAGGGCAGGAGCGGACGATCGTGCTTGCGATCCTCCTTCAGGTCTTCATCGCCATGTTCTCCTCCTTCCTGGTCATCGGCCTCACTTCTCTCTACGACCCGGCCTCGATGGACAGGTCGGGCAGTGTCTATGC
It encodes:
- a CDS encoding ABC transporter permease, coding for MTAVLLLALFLASGLAAQSGVHLQDGLYAAVTDDPDVAAVLAHDPLFTVHLVDSATLSRGLAGYDLIISGGRTYTAETEKGQAALSAFATAWRHYRNTVYTAEDDLFAAYPLWIDTVEVTSELDFTATESGQTISLQPQGESVPSPSGPVEEVPTPPPVQAMPTGDLKEKLASDGSDQVSRYVDMVSGGPDLGHFKTPSQLAPPLPFDSLIYVFVFIFPLYFTSQFYMMTIANERVDRRGEALLSTPAGPLAIILGKAVPYFFLMLAVSSAIILLTGGSFLVLLPLVPVIVFFLAAALLIGMTARSFRELSFLSIFFSTVITSYLFFPSIFANVHAISRISPLTLVVLQFEGTGFSAADYLYATALFWLSSAAVLWLCVRNFNEERLFSQESLTSRIISFVRGAMARAHPIASLVALNACIIPLVFMVQLMYLVLLFNIPMPFSLILLILLAAATEEVAKSIGIIAVLRGTPGTFTWKNLVLAAVATGAGFLIGEKLLLFVMIAQVTGSVFGTILFSGVGLLWVPFLLHAGGAFILGAAVKAGGRRMYLPGLVIAAGVHALYNLILIGGAV